The following coding sequences are from one Prochlorococcus sp. MIT 1314 window:
- a CDS encoding class I SAM-dependent methyltransferase yields MEDFQITNSQYGKTLDLYRCKNCNFIQAAKARDLTKYYEKMIDEEYEETRKERFLQEDYIIKKFIPYNKSGKKLLDVGCGSGILLEASKKYRFQSIGIEPSKWLFKKAIKRGLDVRCGVLEDIPNSQKFDVITLADVIEHVTNPMEILQQIKSRLTPEGIGVIVTPNVDSLIAKILRWKWWHYRVAHVGYFSKKTIKLALEDSGYQVLSIKNTRWFFSFNYLVKRISTYLPKFMRINNIPIIGKKLIKLNLGDSIIVIFRKENN; encoded by the coding sequence ATGGAAGACTTTCAAATTACAAATTCACAATATGGTAAAACTCTTGATTTATATAGATGTAAAAATTGTAATTTCATACAAGCTGCTAAAGCAAGAGATCTTACAAAATATTATGAAAAGATGATTGATGAAGAATATGAAGAAACTAGGAAAGAAAGATTTTTGCAAGAAGATTATATTATCAAAAAATTCATCCCCTACAACAAATCTGGAAAAAAACTTTTGGATGTAGGATGTGGTTCAGGTATTCTTTTAGAAGCAAGTAAAAAGTATCGATTTCAATCAATTGGTATTGAACCTTCAAAATGGTTATTCAAAAAAGCTATTAAAAGAGGCTTAGATGTAAGGTGTGGAGTCTTAGAAGATATTCCAAATTCACAAAAATTTGATGTTATTACCTTGGCTGATGTTATTGAGCATGTTACAAACCCTATGGAAATATTACAGCAGATAAAATCAAGATTAACTCCAGAAGGAATAGGTGTGATAGTTACACCAAATGTAGATTCTTTAATCGCAAAAATACTTAGATGGAAATGGTGGCATTATCGAGTAGCACATGTAGGTTACTTTTCAAAAAAGACAATCAAACTTGCACTTGAAGATTCTGGTTATCAGGTACTAAGTATTAAAAATACAAGATGGTTTTTTAGTTTTAATTATCTTGTTAAAAGAATATCTACCTACTTACCCAAATTCATGAGGATTAACAATATACCAATAATTGGCAAGAAGTTAATTAAACTTAATTTAGGTGATTCGATTATAGTAATATTTAGAAAAGAAAATAATTAA